One genomic window of Desulfovibrio desulfuricans includes the following:
- a CDS encoding TRIC cation channel family protein → MQNLPFFVLDLAASFMLAAAASCRARSTGAHFSGAAVLACLAGMAAPLARDGLLGYGAITLNQGEYLAASVCGGIAGIIIGQSSRAWMSFFWLDALGLALGAGVGTVKGVMAGLGPTGSILVGILGGLVGGIARDLCLGDMARAVEEDMYATAAAFGGMLALTMMLLTNLDSWQSALCGALLVVVLRGVKKVKIV, encoded by the coding sequence ATGCAGAACCTTCCCTTTTTTGTGTTAGATCTGGCGGCCAGCTTCATGCTGGCCGCTGCCGCATCTTGCCGGGCGCGCTCTACGGGCGCGCATTTCAGCGGTGCCGCCGTTCTTGCCTGTCTGGCGGGGATGGCCGCGCCGCTCGCTCGTGATGGGCTGCTCGGCTATGGCGCCATTACCCTCAATCAGGGGGAATATTTGGCCGCAAGCGTGTGCGGCGGCATTGCCGGTATCATTATAGGGCAAAGCAGCCGGGCCTGGATGTCCTTCTTTTGGCTGGATGCGCTGGGGCTGGCGCTTGGAGCTGGCGTGGGAACCGTAAAGGGCGTGATGGCCGGGCTTGGCCCCACAGGCAGTATACTGGTTGGTATACTGGGCGGGCTTGTGGGCGGCATTGCGCGAGACCTTTGCCTTGGGGATATGGCCCGTGCGGTTGAAGAAGATATGTACGCTACGGCAGCCGCCTTTGGCGGCATGCTGGCGCTGACCATGATGCTGCTGACGAATCTGGATTCCTGGCAGAGCGCGCTGTGTGGGGCGTTGCTGGTGGTTGTTTTGCGAGGGGTCAAAAAAGTCAAAATTGTCTGA
- the rny gene encoding ribonuclease Y: MDPLFIAALVAAALLGVALGVFAHKRSAAKRVGDAEDLAKRIVAEARKEAQAQKKEILLQGQDDLFNQKRELENEFKEREREVKARERKLEEMGGRLEEKLEKATTREHELLTSEKELARKERQLSESEMFLQTRIEEQEQRLSEIAGLTADEAKVRLFSEIEAKTRHESARMIRQIEMEARETADRKAKEILCNVIQRYAGDYVNEQTVTAVTLPSEDMKGRIIGREGRNIRALEAATGVDLIIDDTPETVILSAYSPLRRQVAKMALERLIQDGRIHPARIEDIVQKCEQELDTQVREVGEQATFDAGVHGIHPEIVRLLGQLRYRTSFTQNVLQHSLEVSALCGMMAAELGMDVKKAKRAGLLHDIGKAVDHEVEGPHALIGADLAKKYNESQEIIHAIAAHHEDQRPSTALAVLVQAADSISGARPGARKELLENYVKRLEDLEGIATSFDGVSKAYAIQAGREIRVMVNSDMVDDDTTYILCKDIAEKIEKNLTYPGQIRVTVIRERRAVGLAK, encoded by the coding sequence ATGGATCCATTGTTCATTGCAGCGCTTGTAGCTGCGGCGCTGCTGGGGGTTGCGCTGGGGGTGTTTGCGCACAAGCGTTCTGCCGCAAAACGTGTGGGCGACGCCGAAGATCTGGCGAAGCGCATAGTGGCGGAAGCGCGTAAAGAGGCGCAGGCCCAGAAAAAAGAGATATTGCTTCAGGGCCAGGATGATCTGTTCAATCAAAAGCGGGAACTCGAAAACGAATTCAAGGAACGTGAGCGCGAGGTCAAGGCCCGCGAACGCAAGCTTGAAGAAATGGGCGGTCGCCTTGAGGAAAAGCTTGAAAAAGCAACCACAAGGGAGCACGAACTGCTGACTTCAGAGAAAGAACTGGCCCGCAAGGAGCGCCAGCTTTCTGAATCTGAAATGTTTTTGCAGACCCGTATTGAAGAGCAGGAGCAGCGGCTTTCTGAAATTGCTGGCCTCACTGCCGATGAGGCAAAGGTTCGGCTTTTCAGCGAAATTGAAGCCAAAACCCGGCACGAATCGGCGCGCATGATCCGCCAGATTGAAATGGAAGCGCGCGAAACTGCCGACCGCAAAGCCAAAGAAATCCTCTGTAATGTCATCCAGCGCTACGCGGGCGACTACGTCAACGAGCAGACCGTTACGGCTGTGACCCTTCCGAGTGAAGATATGAAGGGCCGCATCATCGGGCGCGAAGGCCGCAACATCCGCGCGCTTGAAGCTGCCACCGGTGTGGATCTTATTATAGATGATACGCCTGAAACCGTTATTCTTTCAGCTTACAGCCCGCTGCGCCGTCAGGTTGCCAAAATGGCGCTTGAGCGTTTGATCCAGGATGGCCGCATTCATCCTGCCCGCATCGAAGACATTGTGCAGAAGTGTGAGCAGGAACTGGACACCCAGGTGCGCGAAGTGGGCGAACAGGCCACCTTTGATGCAGGAGTTCACGGTATCCATCCGGAAATCGTCCGTTTGCTCGGGCAGTTGCGCTACCGTACCTCGTTTACCCAAAACGTGCTCCAGCACTCTCTTGAAGTTTCGGCCCTGTGCGGCATGATGGCCGCCGAGCTCGGCATGGACGTCAAAAAAGCCAAGCGGGCTGGCCTGTTGCACGACATCGGCAAGGCCGTTGACCACGAGGTGGAAGGCCCGCATGCCCTTATCGGCGCGGACCTCGCCAAAAAGTACAACGAAAGCCAGGAGATCATCCACGCCATTGCAGCCCACCATGAAGATCAGCGCCCCTCAACGGCTCTGGCAGTGCTGGTGCAGGCGGCCGACTCTATCTCCGGCGCGCGCCCCGGCGCACGTAAAGAGCTGCTTGAAAACTACGTGAAACGGCTTGAAGATCTGGAGGGCATTGCCACCAGCTTTGATGGCGTCAGCAAGGCATACGCCATTCAGGCTGGCCGCGAGATTCGCGTGATGGTCAACTCCGACATGGTTGATGACGACACCACGTATATTCTCTGTAAGGATATTGCTGAAAAGATTGAGAAAAACCTTACCTATCCCGGCCAGATCCGCGTGACGGTCATTCGTGAACGCCGGGCAGTGGGGCTGGCCAAGTAG
- a CDS encoding cell division protein ZapA has protein sequence MNQDTINLTVLGLSIAFKPGADMRRVQEAVRLVEERFADQKLRFHGGQTKDILLTFMALGLADDLLQSQKEQADVQNRVSTLLSKIEESS, from the coding sequence GTGAACCAGGATACTATCAACCTCACCGTTCTTGGGCTGAGCATTGCATTCAAGCCTGGAGCCGACATGCGGCGCGTACAGGAAGCCGTGCGGCTGGTGGAGGAACGGTTCGCAGACCAGAAGCTGAGGTTCCACGGAGGGCAGACCAAGGACATTCTGCTGACTTTTATGGCCCTTGGACTGGCGGATGATTTGCTGCAATCGCAGAAAGAGCAGGCGGACGTGCAGAATCGCGTCTCAACCTTGCTTTCAAAAATAGAGGAGTCCTCTTAG
- the zapB gene encoding cell division protein ZapB — MELLEQLESQVEALLARLDRLKAENAKISAESADVAARNDALDEENQKLREALENEETLRTEALNRIDALLRRIQEHDSVE; from the coding sequence ATGGAACTTTTGGAGCAGCTTGAATCGCAGGTTGAGGCGCTTTTGGCCCGACTTGACCGCCTCAAGGCGGAAAACGCGAAAATCAGTGCGGAGTCTGCCGATGTGGCAGCCAGAAATGACGCACTTGATGAAGAAAACCAAAAGCTGCGCGAAGCTCTTGAAAACGAAGAAACGTTGCGTACTGAGGCTCTGAATCGCATTGACGCCTTGCTGCGCAGGATTCAGGAGCACGACAGCGTCGAGTAG
- the glmU gene encoding bifunctional UDP-N-acetylglucosamine diphosphorylase/glucosamine-1-phosphate N-acetyltransferase GlmU has product MPKNAALILAAGKGTRMHSDRPKVLQTLLGEPMLACVIEALRPVFAEDVWIVAGHRAEMVQAAFPDARFVLQEQQLGTGHALIQALPALTEAGCTHLLVVNGDAPLLSESLVRSFLAEAVGADLAFATIELDNPGAYGRVVRQQGKVKAIVEAKDYDSSLYGPPSNEVNAGMYYCSLAAVQSLLPHLNNSNKSGEYYITDLIGLAVAEKYEVLGIQCGRDDSLMGVNSPVELSRMEETLRARIVDDLLASGVIVHAPGSVRVGPLAQIEPGVELTGPCEVYGRTSISRGASVASHCVVRDCVISNNAEIRSFSHLEKARVGATALVGPFARLRPGAVLEEQSHVGNFVELKKTHLGKGAKANHLTYLGDAEIGEGTNIGAGTITCNYDGKHKFQTKIGRYAFIGSNTALVAPVNVGDDALVGAGSVITRDVPNGELAIAREKQKNLPRRNK; this is encoded by the coding sequence ATGCCGAAGAACGCGGCTTTGATTCTTGCAGCGGGCAAGGGAACCCGCATGCACTCGGACAGGCCCAAGGTGCTGCAAACGCTGCTGGGCGAGCCAATGCTTGCCTGCGTCATTGAGGCTCTGCGCCCTGTTTTTGCGGAAGACGTCTGGATTGTGGCCGGGCATCGCGCCGAAATGGTGCAGGCCGCCTTTCCTGATGCCCGCTTTGTGTTGCAGGAACAACAGCTTGGCACAGGCCATGCCCTTATTCAGGCTCTGCCCGCACTGACAGAAGCCGGTTGCACCCATTTGCTGGTGGTCAACGGCGATGCGCCCCTGCTTTCGGAATCTCTGGTTCGTTCTTTTCTTGCCGAGGCCGTTGGGGCCGATCTGGCTTTTGCCACCATTGAGCTGGACAACCCCGGCGCGTATGGCCGGGTGGTGCGCCAGCAGGGCAAGGTCAAGGCCATTGTGGAAGCCAAGGATTATGATTCCTCGCTCTACGGGCCGCCTTCCAACGAGGTTAACGCGGGCATGTACTATTGCAGCCTTGCTGCGGTGCAAAGCCTTTTGCCTCACCTGAACAACAGCAACAAGAGCGGCGAATACTACATTACAGACCTCATCGGCCTTGCCGTCGCGGAAAAATACGAAGTTCTCGGTATCCAGTGCGGCCGCGATGATTCGCTCATGGGCGTGAATTCGCCAGTTGAGCTTTCCCGTATGGAAGAAACCCTGCGCGCCCGTATTGTTGATGATCTGCTTGCTTCGGGTGTTATCGTGCATGCGCCGGGCTCGGTGCGTGTTGGCCCCCTGGCACAGATTGAACCCGGAGTGGAACTGACTGGCCCGTGCGAAGTTTATGGACGCACCAGCATCAGCCGTGGGGCCAGCGTTGCCTCGCACTGCGTGGTGCGCGACTGCGTAATCTCCAATAATGCAGAGATCCGTTCCTTCTCCCATCTGGAAAAGGCCCGCGTGGGCGCAACTGCATTGGTGGGGCCCTTTGCCCGCCTGCGGCCCGGCGCTGTGCTTGAAGAACAGTCGCATGTGGGCAATTTTGTCGAGCTTAAAAAAACCCACCTTGGCAAAGGCGCCAAGGCCAACCACCTTACCTATCTTGGTGATGCCGAAATAGGCGAGGGCACCAACATCGGCGCGGGCACAATCACCTGCAATTACGATGGAAAGCACAAGTTCCAGACCAAAATCGGGCGCTATGCCTTTATTGGCAGCAATACCGCCCTGGTTGCGCCTGTGAACGTGGGCGACGATGCCCTTGTGGGCGCAGGCTCGGTCATTACCCGCGACGTGCCCAACGGCGAGCTTGCCATTGCCCGCGAAAAGCAGAAAAATCTGCCCCGCAGGAATAAATAA
- a CDS encoding glycosyltransferase family 2 protein: MTSPPLVSVIIPSYNYAGFLPHAVSSVLQQRCPQVEVEVIVVDDGSTDNTAEVARLFGPDVHYIYQENQGLSAARNAGLRAAHGDFIAFLDADDLHAKELLASQLKVFTAQPELDIVICRCLDFSEGANRQVDGLWSLVNSHWDVHACNANLAPVHCYMVRTDIVRRVGYFDQGLRSCEDQDYWLRCYGLGAKVGINTDGVVFYRKHGGGMTENRARMYHHDSLMHEKVGRMLAELPEFPLQAKCAGWLAHAAGCLVSAGYLCELDPERSRVMQDFFTKAVLAAAPLFSHSVPRNDTGNLRYVQDYYGGRCLRLASWSGLQLTPTAAKALMVLKRMFPRMADLSSDALNARLRSTYARLCVIGLPSQVGTG; encoded by the coding sequence ATGACTTCTCCTCCATTGGTTTCAGTAATAATCCCCAGCTATAATTACGCCGGTTTTCTTCCTCACGCTGTTTCCAGCGTGCTGCAGCAGCGTTGTCCGCAGGTGGAAGTGGAGGTGATTGTGGTGGATGATGGCTCGACGGACAACACCGCTGAGGTTGCCCGTTTGTTTGGGCCGGACGTGCACTATATTTATCAGGAAAATCAGGGGCTTTCCGCAGCGAGAAATGCTGGATTGCGTGCGGCGCACGGTGATTTCATCGCCTTTCTTGACGCGGATGACCTTCATGCAAAGGAATTGCTGGCGAGCCAACTGAAAGTTTTTACCGCGCAGCCTGAACTTGATATTGTCATTTGTCGCTGTCTGGATTTTTCAGAAGGCGCAAATAGACAGGTCGATGGGTTGTGGTCGCTGGTCAACAGCCACTGGGATGTGCATGCATGCAATGCCAATCTTGCTCCCGTGCATTGCTATATGGTGCGGACAGATATTGTGCGCCGTGTCGGCTACTTTGATCAGGGCCTCAGATCCTGCGAAGATCAGGATTACTGGTTGCGATGCTACGGCCTGGGGGCCAAAGTGGGCATAAATACAGATGGGGTGGTGTTTTACCGCAAGCACGGCGGCGGTATGACGGAAAATCGCGCCCGGATGTATCACCATGACTCGCTTATGCACGAAAAGGTGGGCCGTATGCTGGCCGAGCTGCCGGAGTTTCCCTTGCAGGCCAAGTGTGCAGGCTGGCTGGCCCATGCCGCTGGCTGCCTTGTTTCTGCCGGGTATCTCTGCGAGCTTGATCCTGAGCGCTCACGGGTCATGCAGGATTTTTTTACAAAGGCAGTGCTCGCAGCCGCGCCGCTGTTCAGCCACAGTGTGCCGCGCAATGATACGGGCAATCTGCGCTATGTTCAGGATTATTACGGGGGGCGGTGTTTGCGCCTCGCCTCATGGTCTGGCTTGCAACTGACGCCCACAGCCGCCAAGGCCCTAATGGTGCTCAAACGCATGTTTCCCCGTATGGCCGATCTCTCGTCAGATGCGCTGAATGCGCGCCTGCGCAGCACCTATGCCAGACTTTGCGTGATTGGCCTGCCATCGCAGGTGGGCACGGGGTAA
- a CDS encoding OsmC family protein yields MATVSAKYLGDLRVECVHNQSGTKIITDAPSDNQGLGAAFSPTDLCATALGACAMTIIGIYAKTHGVDVTGTEMEINKTMSADPRRIGKIEVTFKMPDREYSAKEKTVIERCTQSCPVHHTLHPDVEQVFTFIWKN; encoded by the coding sequence ATGGCTACCGTCAGCGCAAAATATCTTGGGGATCTGCGCGTGGAGTGCGTCCACAACCAGAGCGGCACAAAGATCATCACAGACGCTCCTTCTGACAATCAGGGGCTGGGTGCGGCTTTTTCACCTACCGACCTGTGCGCCACAGCCCTTGGGGCCTGCGCCATGACCATTATCGGCATTTATGCAAAGACGCATGGCGTGGACGTGACCGGCACAGAGATGGAGATCAACAAAACCATGAGCGCCGACCCGCGCCGCATCGGCAAGATTGAAGTGACCTTCAAAATGCCCGACCGCGAATATTCCGCCAAGGAAAAGACGGTAATTGAGCGCTGCACTCAAAGCTGCCCAGTGCACCACACCCTGCACCCCGATGTGGAGCAGGTGTTTACCTTTATATGGAAGAACTGA
- a CDS encoding manganese efflux pump MntP: MSFFAVLLLAVALSMDAFAVALASGCALRVPQARHYFRLSAAFGFFQFAMPVVGWYLGITVRSYMEAWDHWIAFALLAWIGGKMVLSGFSALRASSSCPRPSVDPTAGRNLLVLSVATSIDALAVGLSFAILGTSVWSPALMIGLVCAVITAVGVYLGKALANLCAVNGWAELLGGLTLLAIACNTLREHNVFG; this comes from the coding sequence ATGTCGTTTTTTGCTGTTCTGCTCCTGGCCGTTGCCCTTTCCATGGATGCATTTGCCGTTGCCCTGGCTTCTGGCTGCGCCCTGCGCGTGCCGCAGGCGCGCCATTACTTCCGGCTTTCTGCGGCATTCGGCTTTTTTCAGTTCGCCATGCCGGTGGTGGGGTGGTATCTGGGCATTACCGTGCGTTCTTATATGGAAGCTTGGGATCACTGGATCGCCTTTGCCCTGCTGGCCTGGATAGGCGGCAAGATGGTGCTTTCGGGGTTTTCGGCGCTACGGGCGAGTTCCTCCTGTCCGCGTCCTTCGGTGGATCCCACCGCGGGGCGTAACCTGCTGGTGCTGAGCGTTGCCACAAGCATCGATGCCCTGGCCGTGGGTCTTTCTTTTGCCATTCTGGGAACTTCTGTCTGGAGCCCGGCCCTGATGATCGGTCTGGTCTGCGCGGTTATTACCGCTGTGGGCGTGTATCTGGGCAAGGCGCTGGCCAATCTCTGCGCGGTCAACGGATGGGCTGAGCTGCTGGGCGGGTTGACCCTGCTGGCTATTGCCTGCAACACGTTGCGCGAGCATAATGTTTTTGGTTAA
- a CDS encoding spidroin-2, producing the protein MQTIPSWLFCWQWIAAVLTLGASAASAMPIIIALTLATGRRGQARLCAYGARTLARCAAGLAVLGPLLAAGSVLALLASIRSTEHMFEGVSLWMPAMLPYTTAVAAWLAGIICLLLYLAADRAAPVPQAAQDYWQPGQIGLRVGLALLAALCFFAAQVLPNWPFSGLPQGLSMEDVALAVLPKTLHDYFTALAPAGSVALIILSLVARNSGAAFTLADEQRAARWCALWAMVGFIPRCIDRWGLVIGFSLRQGPLPQGLAEQAMGLVPMTLAIACWVALFVLRAPRKFYWLNILGLLLLVLGASFPFLLALGR; encoded by the coding sequence ATGCAAACTATTCCTTCTTGGCTTTTCTGCTGGCAATGGATTGCCGCTGTTCTGACCCTGGGCGCAAGCGCCGCTTCGGCCATGCCCATTATTATCGCTCTCACCCTGGCCACCGGCAGACGGGGCCAGGCCAGGCTCTGCGCCTATGGCGCGCGCACCCTCGCCCGCTGCGCCGCGGGGCTGGCTGTTCTTGGCCCGCTGCTGGCCGCTGGCAGTGTTCTTGCCCTGCTGGCAAGCATACGCAGCACGGAACACATGTTTGAAGGCGTATCATTGTGGATGCCCGCCATGCTGCCCTACACAACGGCGGTTGCCGCATGGCTGGCTGGCATAATCTGCCTGCTGCTGTATCTTGCCGCCGACCGCGCGGCCCCCGTGCCGCAAGCTGCGCAGGATTACTGGCAGCCAGGGCAGATCGGCCTGCGCGTTGGCCTTGCGCTGCTGGCGGCCCTCTGCTTTTTTGCCGCGCAGGTTCTGCCCAACTGGCCCTTTTCCGGCCTGCCGCAAGGGCTGAGTATGGAGGATGTGGCTCTGGCCGTGCTTCCCAAAACCCTGCACGACTACTTTACCGCATTGGCCCCAGCGGGCAGCGTTGCGCTGATCATCCTTTCCCTTGTGGCCCGCAACAGTGGAGCCGCATTCACGCTGGCGGACGAACAGCGCGCTGCCCGCTGGTGCGCGCTGTGGGCCATGGTGGGCTTTATCCCCCGCTGCATTGACCGCTGGGGGCTTGTGATCGGATTTTCCCTGCGTCAGGGCCCCTTGCCGCAAGGCTTGGCGGAACAGGCAATGGGCCTTGTGCCCATGACCCTCGCCATTGCCTGCTGGGTTGCCCTGTTTGTTCTGCGCGCGCCCCGCAAATTTTACTGGCTCAATATTCTTGGGCTTCTGCTGCTTGTGCTGGGCGCGAGCTTTCCGTTCCTTTTGGCGCTCGGGCGCTGA
- a CDS encoding protoporphyrinogen oxidase: MRTLFFLSLLMLCLTVTAQAEPRSFTLFSADLPQGWDGEEKMGFKSGNPDECMLILGLSNEKKDDYAALISIFVLPNTQNDDSASLANKLAPLQANASQPRPQGPFWTFNGELRSQAFPAPGVTKVNATADKVIIAIVQDPDQRGAEAVFASLKGLTPETRKLLGQ; this comes from the coding sequence ATGCGGACTTTGTTTTTTCTGTCCCTTCTCATGCTCTGCCTGACGGTCACAGCCCAGGCTGAACCGCGCTCGTTTACGCTTTTCAGTGCCGACCTGCCCCAGGGCTGGGACGGCGAGGAAAAAATGGGCTTCAAATCGGGCAACCCCGATGAATGCATGCTGATTCTGGGCCTTTCCAACGAAAAGAAAGACGACTACGCCGCACTCATCAGCATTTTTGTTCTGCCCAATACTCAGAATGACGACAGCGCCTCCCTTGCCAACAAGCTGGCCCCCCTTCAGGCCAACGCTTCCCAGCCCCGCCCCCAGGGGCCGTTCTGGACGTTCAACGGCGAACTGCGCAGCCAGGCCTTTCCCGCCCCCGGCGTGACCAAGGTCAACGCCACTGCGGACAAGGTCATTATTGCCATTGTTCAGGATCCTGATCAGCGGGGGGCCGAAGCTGTTTTTGCCAGCCTCAAGGGCCTCACCCCCGAAACGCGCAAGCTGCTCGGCCAGTAA
- the ilvA gene encoding threonine ammonia-lyase, biosynthetic, which yields MDKHSEYLNRILLSRVYDVAVETPLDEAVSLSRRTGNNILLKREDLQPVFSFKIRGAYNKMAHLTKEELRRGIITASAGNHAQGVALGARKLGCEATIVMPVTTPAIKVEAVKRLGGQVVLSGESFSDAWQHTLDLIQETGCVYIPPFDDPDVIAGQGTIAMEILRQHPGDIHAVFVPIGGGGMAAGVAAYIKNLRPEIRVIGVEPVDSDAMRRSVMAGQRVELHDVGLFADGVAVKLVGEETFVLCRDLLDDIITVETDAICGAIKDIFEDTRVVAEPAGALALAGLRAYAKAGDLHDATLVAIVSGANMNFDRLSHVVDRAEIGAQREALLAVTIPETVGSFRQLCASFGSRNITELCTRYSDPVKARVLVGIKINGRDDVAQVLKELRGKGFEAIDLTDNELAKVHVRHLVGGNAPQILHERLLRFTFPERPGALLDFMDAMRVDFSISLFQYRYHGADFGRVLVGFEAPDEKKEAFEDFLKRVEAMGYPHVEESNNDAYKMFLGWHE from the coding sequence ATGGACAAGCACAGCGAATACCTGAACCGTATCCTTTTGAGCCGCGTGTACGACGTGGCGGTAGAAACCCCCCTGGACGAGGCGGTCAGTCTTTCGCGCCGCACCGGCAATAATATTTTGCTCAAGCGCGAAGACCTCCAGCCTGTTTTTTCCTTCAAGATCAGAGGCGCCTACAACAAGATGGCGCACCTTACCAAGGAAGAACTGCGCAGGGGCATTATTACCGCCTCGGCTGGCAATCATGCTCAGGGGGTTGCCCTTGGCGCGCGCAAGCTGGGGTGCGAAGCTACCATCGTCATGCCCGTGACCACGCCCGCCATCAAGGTCGAGGCTGTGAAGCGGCTGGGTGGTCAGGTTGTGCTTTCCGGCGAATCCTTCAGCGATGCATGGCAGCATACGCTTGATCTCATTCAGGAAACAGGCTGCGTGTACATCCCCCCCTTTGACGACCCGGATGTCATCGCAGGGCAGGGCACCATTGCCATGGAAATTCTGCGCCAGCATCCAGGCGATATCCATGCCGTGTTTGTCCCCATTGGCGGGGGCGGCATGGCGGCGGGCGTTGCCGCCTATATCAAGAACCTGCGGCCTGAAATCCGCGTCATCGGCGTGGAGCCTGTGGATTCTGACGCCATGCGGCGTTCCGTCATGGCCGGGCAGCGCGTGGAACTGCACGATGTTGGTCTGTTTGCCGACGGCGTGGCCGTCAAGCTGGTGGGTGAAGAAACGTTTGTTCTCTGCCGCGACCTGCTTGACGACATCATCACCGTTGAGACGGACGCCATCTGCGGCGCTATCAAGGATATTTTTGAAGATACCCGCGTGGTGGCCGAGCCTGCGGGCGCGCTCGCTCTGGCTGGCCTGCGGGCCTATGCCAAGGCGGGAGATCTGCATGATGCCACCCTGGTAGCCATTGTGAGCGGCGCAAACATGAACTTTGACCGCCTGAGCCACGTGGTTGACCGTGCAGAAATAGGCGCCCAGCGCGAAGCCTTGCTGGCAGTGACCATCCCCGAAACCGTGGGCAGCTTCCGGCAGTTGTGCGCCTCTTTTGGCAGCCGCAACATCACGGAACTCTGCACCCGGTACTCCGACCCGGTAAAGGCCAGGGTGCTGGTGGGCATCAAGATCAACGGGCGCGATGATGTGGCCCAGGTGCTGAAAGAACTGCGCGGCAAGGGCTTTGAGGCCATTGACCTCACGGATAACGAACTGGCCAAGGTGCATGTGCGGCATCTGGTGGGCGGCAACGCGCCTCAGATTCTGCACGAGCGTTTGTTGCGCTTTACCTTCCCCGAACGTCCCGGCGCGCTGCTCGACTTTATGGACGCCATGCGCGTGGATTTCAGCATTTCGTTGTTCCAGTACCGTTATCACGGCGCGGATTTTGGCCGCGTGCTTGTGGGATTTGAAGCGCCCGATGAGAAGAAGGAAGCCTTTGAGGATTTTCTCAAGCGTGTTGAAGCCATGGGCTATCCGCATGTGGAAGAATCCAACAACGATGCCTACAAGATGTTTCTGGGCTGGCACGAATAA
- a CDS encoding class I SAM-dependent methyltransferase, producing the protein MTELTSEFSQSETHGLTEYTPHISVRAAGRLWRLSRAADLEQLWDAMTASPDDFDDERLPYWTELWPSSVALAGWLAQQRQCIAGQHCLDIGCGLGLTAMVGQWLGAKMTAMDYEEAALHFAARNADINEVPQPLWTVMDWRRPAVRAQSMHRIWGGDIMYEKRFVAPVLRFLDHALAPDGAAWVAEPGRTVYDAFLHALQNGGWQGRRVYHETVDPLYAQPVPVTVHVWEISRRA; encoded by the coding sequence ATGACCGAACTGACTTCCGAATTTTCCCAGTCTGAAACGCATGGCCTGACCGAATACACGCCGCACATTTCAGTGCGCGCCGCAGGCCGCCTGTGGCGGCTCAGCCGGGCCGCCGACCTTGAGCAGCTTTGGGACGCCATGACGGCCTCGCCCGATGATTTTGATGATGAGCGGCTGCCCTACTGGACGGAACTCTGGCCTTCAAGCGTTGCCCTGGCGGGCTGGCTTGCGCAGCAGCGGCAATGCATTGCCGGGCAGCACTGCCTGGATATAGGCTGCGGCCTGGGCCTCACCGCCATGGTGGGCCAGTGGCTCGGCGCAAAAATGACTGCCATGGATTATGAGGAAGCCGCCCTGCACTTTGCGGCCCGCAACGCTGATATCAACGAAGTGCCGCAGCCGTTGTGGACAGTCATGGACTGGCGGCGGCCCGCCGTGCGGGCGCAGAGCATGCACCGCATCTGGGGCGGCGATATCATGTATGAAAAACGTTTTGTGGCTCCGGTGCTGCGCTTCCTTGACCATGCCCTCGCCCCTGATGGCGCGGCATGGGTGGCGGAGCCGGGCCGCACAGTGTACGATGCTTTTCTGCACGCGCTGCAAAACGGCGGCTGGCAAGGTAGACGGGTGTATCACGAAACAGTGGATCCCCTTTACGCCCAGCCAGTGCCCGTTACCGTACACGTTTGGGAAATCAGCCGCCGGGCCTGA
- the nikR gene encoding nickel-responsive transcriptional regulator NikR, translating into MGNLARFGVSLDEDLLEPFDQLCKRKSYPNRSEAIRDLIRKALVEERWSNDASGAGTLTLVYDHHKNDLARRLMTIQHDDHDLIVTTLHVHLDHYNCLEVLVLKGEPKRLRALADKLISCRGVKHGTFTATTTGQDLA; encoded by the coding sequence ATGGGAAACCTGGCGCGCTTCGGCGTTTCTTTGGATGAAGATCTGCTGGAACCTTTTGACCAGCTGTGCAAACGCAAAAGCTATCCCAACCGTTCTGAAGCCATACGCGACCTTATCCGCAAGGCGCTGGTGGAAGAACGCTGGAGCAACGACGCCTCTGGCGCGGGTACGCTCACCCTGGTGTATGACCACCACAAAAACGATCTGGCCCGTCGGCTCATGACTATCCAGCACGATGACCACGACCTTATTGTCACCACGCTTCACGTACACCTGGATCACTACAACTGCCTTGAGGTGCTGGTGCTCAAGGGCGAACCCAAGCGTTTGCGAGCCCTTGCCGACAAACTGATCTCCTGCCGCGGCGTCAAGCACGGCACTTTTACCGCTACTACTACAGGACAGGATCTGGCATAA